CTCACGTCGCCGCGGCACAGGGCTCGGTTCAGCCGGCCTACGCGGCGTCGGTCATCTCGCCCCGGCGGCGGGTGATCGCGTCCGGGGGCTCGGCCATCGACGTCTCGGCGGTTCACCCGGTGGATGTTCTGATCGTGCCGGGCTTTGAACTTTCGCCCACGCTCGACCTCGACGCGACCCTCGCGAACCTGGGACCGGAAGTGGCATCGATCCGATCGCAGGCGGCTTCGGGAACCGCTGTCGTATCGATCTGCGTGGGCGCCTTCCTGGTCGCCGAAGCAGGGCTGCTCGGCGGGCGCGAAGCGACCACGTCCTGGTTGTTCGCGGAACGCTTCGCCCGCCGGTACACCGACGTGCGCCTCCGCCCGGAGAGCCTGGTCGTGACCGACCGGGGGGTGACCACCACAGCGGCCTTCAGCGCCATGTACGACTTCGCGCTGCAGTTCATCCGCAAGCACGACGGCCCGCGCGTCGCCCGCAGCACCGCGCGCATCGCGCTTGTCGACGACGCACGTTCCACCCAGGCCCCCTATGTCGACTCGCGGCTCGTACCCACTGCGGGCGGGGAGTTCTCGCTCGGCGTCAAGCGGTGGCTCGACCAGAACCTCAGCGTCCGCTACGCCCTGCCCGCCCTCGCCCAGGAGTTCCACGTCAGCACGAGAACCATGCTCCGTCGCTTCCGCGACGAAGCCGGCCAGACGCCACTCGCCTACCTGCAGACGGCCCGGGTGCGTCGGGCCAGACTCCTGCTGGAGACGACCGACAAGACCGTCGCAAGCATCGCCGCCGACGTCGGATACCTCGACGCCGGGGCGTTCAGCGGCATCTTCGTCAGGCACACGGGCCGGCGACCGGGGGAGTATCGCGCGATGTTCCGCCGTCGCGGCGACGGCGCGGTCGTGCTCGATGCGCCACCGTGACTTCGCCAGAAGGAGCCCGGTCAGAGGCGGCAGCTGATTTCGAGGCCGTCCTCGACGGGGAATGTGACGCTGTGGTAGCCGTTGGAGGTGTCGCGGACGTGGTCGAGATAGGGGCCGAGGCCGGGAAGGTCCACGTCGTCGGCGACGACGAGGGTGCCGGGGGCGAGGTGTGGTTCGAGGAGCCTCAGAACGGGCAGACAGAGGTTCTTCCACCCGTCCAGGAACAAGAAGTCGACCGGCTGTTGCAGTGCGGCGAGCGTCTGCAGGGCGTTTCCCTCCAGCACGGTGATCACGTCGTCGAGGCCGGTGGCGGCGAAGGTGTCGCGGGCGGAGGCCGCCTTGATCCGGTTCATCTCCGTGGTGATGACCCGGCCCGCGCCGTTGTCGCGAACGGCGGCGGCCAGGTGCAGGGTGGAGATTCCGTACGAGGTGCCGAACTCGACGACGCCGGTCGGCTTGGTGGCGCGGACGAGGTTGTAGAGGAGCTTGCCGCCGTCGGCGGAGACCGGCATGTAGATCTCCTGCGCCGCGTCGGCGAGTTCCTGCGCCGACAGCGATCCCCGGTCGTCGAGCGGGATGCTCCACAGGCGTGCCGCGGTCTCCTCGTCACGGGCTGCGGCTCCGAACATGCGGGTCAGGGCGGCGGAGACACGTGGTTCTGCGAGGGTGCAGGGTTGCATGGGCACAGTACTGACTCCTTCGGGTGGTGCGGTGGGTGGATGCCGTCCCGTCAGGCCGTGGGGGTGCCTGGATCGATGTCCGAGGGCGGGGACGGGCCGGTGGGTTTCCAGGAGAGAAGCTGTCTGGTCGCGTTGCTGGACGTGGTCATGGCGGGGGCGGGAAAACCGGCGGCGAAGCCGAGAGGAGCCTTCCGCTACCGCGGGGCGGTCCGCCGGGCGCGGCGGGCACCGGCCACGACCAGGGCTCCGGCCAGGAGTACGACGAGGGCCGCGGTGCGCAGTGCGGTGTTGGCGCCGTGGATGAACGCTTCGGTGACGGCGGTGTGGTCGGCCGGGGCCAGCGTGAGCGCTTCCCGCACCGTACGCGGGAGCGGTGTGTGCCGGCTCAGGTCGTCGGGCAGGTGGTGGGTGAAGCCCGCTGTGAGGACGGTGCCGACGACAGCCACCCCCAGAGCACTGCCCAGTTCGCGGGTCGCGGACTGGAGACCTCCGGCGATGCCCGCCCTCTCCACGGGCAGGGCGGAGGCGATCTGAGCGGTCAGGCAGGGCGCGGCCAGCATGATGCCGAGCCCGATGACGAACAGGGCGGCCGCGTACAGGGGGTAGGCCATGGTCGAGGCGTACGAGAGGCCCAGCAGGCCGGCACTGGTGAGCGCGAAGGCCGCGGAGAGGGTCGCGGGGACACCGATGCGGCGGATGAGCCCGGGAACGTAACGGGTGCCCACCAGGAGCGGGACGGTCAGGGGGATGATCCCGAGCCCTGCCTGCAGGACGGAGAAGCCGCGCCCGTACTGGAGGAGTGAGGCGTTGACGTAGAAGAGCCCGAAGCTTCCGAAGAACGTGATGGTCATGCCGAGGCCGGCGCTGCTGAGTGCCGCGCTGCGGAACAGCCGCGGGTCGAGCATGGGATGGGTGGCGCGCAGTTCGACACGCACCCACCACAGACTCAGCAGAACGCTGCAGGCGAAGGCGCCGAGGACGACCGTGCTGCCCCAGCCCTGTTCGGGCCCTTCGATGATTCCGGTCAGCAGTGCCACGAAAGCTGCCACGAACAACAGCGTGCCGGGCAGGTCGAGGGTGCGGTCGAGCCGGGCACTGCGCGGCACGGAACGTGCCACCCATGCCGAGCAGCAGACCGCGATCAGGGCCACCGTCTCGAACAACGCGCGCCAGGAGCCCGCGCTCAGCACCGCGCCGCCTCCGACGTTGCCGACGACGCCGCCGATACCGGTGGCCGCCGCCCAGACGGCCAGCGCGTGAGGGCGCCGCTCGGGGGCGGTGGCGTGCAGGAGGACGCCGACGCAGTTGGGCAGGACGCACGCCGCGCCGAGGCCCGTGATGGCGCGCCCGATCAGCATGACCGCCACGTTCGGTGCCACGGCCGACACGACGGCGCCGAACGCGAATATGCCGAGCCCCGCCAGGAGGACGCCCTTGCGGCCGAGCTTGTCGCCCGCCGCCCCGGCGGGGATGACCAGGCAGGCGAAGATCACGACATAGGCGTCGACGATCCACAACAGGTTCGACGAGGTCGGTCGCAGTGAACTCGCGGCCAGTTGCGGCACTGCCAGGTTGATCGCCGCAACGAATCCGACGACCAGGGCAGTGCACACACTCACGCAGGCGAGCACCGGACCGGATCGCCGCGTCGGGCGCGGAGCGCCCTCCGGTATGGGAGCCATTGCTCTCGATTCCTTCCGGGATGGCAGTGCACGAAGCACGGCCGGACACTTAATTACGAGTCACCGTGTACCGAAAAGGTAACACATGCGAGACACCGCGCCTCGTATAAAGTGGTGGCATGGTGGATGGAAGTGGTCGCGGACGGCCTCGCAGTGAAAGCGCACGCGCCGCCGTGCTGCACGCCGTCGATGACCTGCTGGTCGAGGTCGGGTACGCGGCGCTGACCATGAAGGGCATCGCCGAGCGGGCGGGCGTGGGCCGGCAGACCGTGTACCGCTGGTGGTCGAACAAGGCGGAGGTCCTCTACGAGGCCAGCGCCATCGATGCCCAGCACGAACTGTCCGTGTCCGGCACCGGTGATCCCCGCAAGGATCTCAAGGCATATCTCGACGCCCTCGTCGCCTTCTTGTCCCGCTCCCACGCGGGCGCGGCCTACCGTGCACTCATGGGGGAAGCCCAACACGACGCGAACGTGGCCGCGTTGCTCGCCTCCCGCGACATCCTCGGGGAAAGCGCCGCAGAGGTCGTGGAGGCGGCACGGAAGTCGAGTGGCACCGCCCTCACCCTGGAACAGGCGACCGCACTCCTGATCGGCCCGCCCTTCTTCCACGTCCTGTCCGGGCGCAGCGCGGACGACATCGACACCGAACAGCTCACGGAGCAGTTCATGCGCACCTTGAACCATCCGGGGACCTGAGGCGCCCCAGCACCCGGCACACCCCCACCCGCCCGAAGGGGATGCGGCCGGTGCGGAGCCGGTACGGAGTCCGGTCCCGGCCTCACCCGCCGGGCGGAGACCGTCACGGGCCGGGCATCGGCCGACCACGCCGGCGAGTCGGCCGCGCGGACCATGGATCCGCTTCGAGGGCTGCGGCCCCGGGCGGGTCGTCGCGTCAGGGCACCCGCAGATCCCAGTCGAGTTCCCAGCGCCGTACCGCCCCGCCCGTGCCGGCGGAGAGGGCGAACCGTGCGTCCGGGCTGATCAGGACGGCCGACACCGTGCCCTCGTGGCCCTCCAGAACGCACAGGCACCGACCGGTGGCGAGTTCCCAGATCCGTACGGTGGTGTCGCTTCCGCCGGAGATGGCGAAGCGCCCGTCAGGGCTGAACCGCACCCGTTTGGACGGCACCTTGGGCACCGAGCCGATCCCTCTCCGGCTGTCGGGGTCATCGCCGAAGACGCGCAGGCACGTGCCCGTCGCCGCGTCCCACAGTCGGATCGTGCGGTCGGTGTACCCGCCCGAGGAGAGAACGTGCCGGCCGTCCGCGCTCAGGCAGACCGACATCACCTGCTGGGTGTGGCCGCGGAACGTCCGTGCACACCGTCCGGTGTCCAGGTCCCACAGTCGCACCGTCCCGTCCCTTCCCCCGGAAACGGCGAGCCCCGGCCCGAACCAGAGTGCGGTGGTGTGCGGATGCGGTGGCAGTTTCCGCTCACACGCCCCGGTGTCCAGGTTCCACAGTCGGAGCGCGTCATGGCCCGCCACCAATGCCATCCGCGCGGCCGAGTCGAACGCGGTCATGCCCAACGCCGACGGGTGGTCCACAACGGTGACCCGCTCCCCGCTCCGGACCGACCATGCGGTGATGACTCCGCCCGTCGTGTACATCGCCCGGGTCCCGTCGTCACTGATCCCGACGGCGCCGACCAGGTGGGGCCGCTTCTCCGTCACGCGCTTGCAGGTTCCGCTCTCCAGGTTCCACACCCGCACGGTGCCACCGACCCCGCCGGACACGGCGACCCGGCCGTCGGCGCTCGTGTCCAGGGCCACCTGCCCGGCGTCGGCTCCGGCGTCGAACACTCCGGCGGGCCACGCGGAGCGAAGGCCCACCCGGGTCGCGGACAGCCCGAGTTCGCGCCACGCGGCGAGCAGCCCCGGCTCACGCTCGTGCCCGGGCACCGCCCTGGCCTCGGCGAGCAACTCCAGGGCCGTGCGCGGCTCGTCGGCCGTCCGGGCACGGTTCGTCAGGTCGGCCACCCTGCTGCGGAACATGCTCAGTTCGGGGTGCCGGCGCGGTCGGCTCGGCCGGGGCGGTGCGGTGTACCGCTCGGGCAGTGCCCACCAGCGGAGTCGATCGTCCTGCCAGGCGGTGCGCAGGACACCCGCCTCCGGGTCGACATGGGCGGCGAGCACGCGGCTTCCGTCGCCGCGGAGGGTGCGCCGGCACCGTCCGTCCTCCATCGTCCACAGGCGAACCGTGTCGTCCACGTCCATGGACACCACCACATCGCCCGCCATCGCCACCCGGGGGAGCCTGCCCACGCCCTGGAACACGCGGGCGCGCCCGTTGCGGAAATCCCAGACCCGGATCTCCCCGTCGCCCGCCACCGCCGCCCGTTCCGCGTCGGCGGCGAGCCAGGCCCCGTGGACGCGTTCGCAGCTGTCGAGCACGTGAACACAACGGCCCGTCGTCACGTCCCACACCCGTGCCGTGCCGTCCGCACGGCCCGCGCCGAGCACGAATCGCCCGTGGTGATCGACCGCCGCCGTCGCCCTGCTGTCGTGCCCGTCGAGGACCAGTCGGAGCGCACCGCTGGGAAAGTCCCAGACAAGTACGATCCCGCCGTGGTACGCCACGACGGCGACCCGTCCGTCGCCGCTGAGGTCCACCGAGTTGGGCCAGTGAAGGATCCGGTCCAGCCCTTCCCGGCGGCCGTCGAAAACGGCGTCGAAGACCCGCAGGCAGCGCCCCTCGGCCAGGTCCCAGAACCGCACGGTGTACAGCCCGGCGGTGATCGCGTACCGGCCGTCGCCACTGATGCCGAGCCTGACGGGCTCCTCCTTCGGGGTGACCGGTGCCGCCACCTCCCGCAGGCACCGCCCCTCGTGGACGTCCCACACCCGCAGCACCCCGTCGCACACACTGACCGCGCGTGTGCCGTCGTCGGTGAAGCGGACCCGGATGGACGGCGTGGCCGGCATGACCTCCATGTCGAAGAACGGGTCGTACACGGCCTCGCGTTTCCGGTGCGCGTACCAGGCGAGGCGGCGCGTGCCCCTCGACCGCCCTCCGCCGGACCGGGTCGGCGGCCGTCGGCCGAGCAGCGCGTCGGCCTCTTCGCGGTCGCCGCGTTCCCGGTGCACCTCGGCGAGGAGCCGACGGGCCTCTCCGGGTCCGGACTGCCCGGCGGCGGCCGTGTCGAGCGCCACGACGAGGTCCTCGTCGGTGATCTCGCCGCGCCGCCATCGCAGCAGACCGGCGTTGTACGTGGCGTTCAGGTGTTGCGGATCGACGGCGAGCGCGGTGGCAAACGCCTCGCCCGCCTCGGCCGGGCGGCCGAGGTCGAGCAGGGAGACCCCGCGGTTGTTGAGCTCGTCGGCCCGCAGGTCCGCGACCACCGGGACCGCTCGCGGATACGAAGATCCGGTCACTTGCCGGTGGATCCCGATGAGTTCACCGGCGAACTCGCCCATGGACGCGGGCCGCGCGGCCGGGTCCGGGCTCA
The nucleotide sequence above comes from Streptomyces sp. ML-6. Encoded proteins:
- a CDS encoding helix-turn-helix domain-containing protein translates to MSPLRVGVLAYPGCFASEVFGVPDLLAMATHVAAAQGSVQPAYAASVISPRRRVIASGGSAIDVSAVHPVDVLIVPGFELSPTLDLDATLANLGPEVASIRSQAASGTAVVSICVGAFLVAEAGLLGGREATTSWLFAERFARRYTDVRLRPESLVVTDRGVTTTAAFSAMYDFALQFIRKHDGPRVARSTARIALVDDARSTQAPYVDSRLVPTAGGEFSLGVKRWLDQNLSVRYALPALAQEFHVSTRTMLRRFRDEAGQTPLAYLQTARVRRARLLLETTDKTVASIAADVGYLDAGAFSGIFVRHTGRRPGEYRAMFRRRGDGAVVLDAPP
- a CDS encoding class I SAM-dependent methyltransferase, whose translation is MQPCTLAEPRVSAALTRMFGAAARDEETAARLWSIPLDDRGSLSAQELADAAQEIYMPVSADGGKLLYNLVRATKPTGVVEFGTSYGISTLHLAAAVRDNGAGRVITTEMNRIKAASARDTFAATGLDDVITVLEGNALQTLAALQQPVDFLFLDGWKNLCLPVLRLLEPHLAPGTLVVADDVDLPGLGPYLDHVRDTSNGYHSVTFPVEDGLEISCRL
- a CDS encoding MFS transporter — its product is MSVCTALVVGFVAAINLAVPQLAASSLRPTSSNLLWIVDAYVVIFACLVIPAGAAGDKLGRKGVLLAGLGIFAFGAVVSAVAPNVAVMLIGRAITGLGAACVLPNCVGVLLHATAPERRPHALAVWAAATGIGGVVGNVGGGAVLSAGSWRALFETVALIAVCCSAWVARSVPRSARLDRTLDLPGTLLFVAAFVALLTGIIEGPEQGWGSTVVLGAFACSVLLSLWWVRVELRATHPMLDPRLFRSAALSSAGLGMTITFFGSFGLFYVNASLLQYGRGFSVLQAGLGIIPLTVPLLVGTRYVPGLIRRIGVPATLSAAFALTSAGLLGLSYASTMAYPLYAAALFVIGLGIMLAAPCLTAQIASALPVERAGIAGGLQSATRELGSALGVAVVGTVLTAGFTHHLPDDLSRHTPLPRTVREALTLAPADHTAVTEAFIHGANTALRTAALVVLLAGALVVAGARRARRTAPR
- a CDS encoding TetR/AcrR family transcriptional regulator encodes the protein MVDGSGRGRPRSESARAAVLHAVDDLLVEVGYAALTMKGIAERAGVGRQTVYRWWSNKAEVLYEASAIDAQHELSVSGTGDPRKDLKAYLDALVAFLSRSHAGAAYRALMGEAQHDANVAALLASRDILGESAAEVVEAARKSSGTALTLEQATALLIGPPFFHVLSGRSADDIDTEQLTEQFMRTLNHPGT
- a CDS encoding protein kinase — translated: MVGGVWRVGQVVDGRYEVAQVHEGGGMGLMYRVRHLEWATDLAVKCPRAELFRTDAQRDLFTAEAEIWVSLGLHPNVCACHYVRVLDGLPRVFAEYVADGSLHDWIDDRRLYAGDPAEALARILDVAVQAAWGLDHAHGRGVVHQDVKPANVLLDATADGIVAKVTDFGLARARATVTGPGPTGTPADKSVLVSNRGLTPAYASPEQGMGLQVGRRSDIYSLAVSVLEMFTGGISWMLGAVAGEALAIRRTRAEPGIPDLPDGLVDLLERSLSPDPAARPASMGEFAGELIGIHRQVTGSSYPRAVPVVADLRADELNNRGVSLLDLGRPAEAGEAFATALAVDPQHLNATYNAGLLRWRRGEITDEDLVVALDTAAAGQSGPGEARRLLAEVHRERGDREEADALLGRRPPTRSGGGRSRGTRRLAWYAHRKREAVYDPFFDMEVMPATPSIRVRFTDDGTRAVSVCDGVLRVWDVHEGRCLREVAAPVTPKEEPVRLGISGDGRYAITAGLYTVRFWDLAEGRCLRVFDAVFDGRREGLDRILHWPNSVDLSGDGRVAVVAYHGGIVLVWDFPSGALRLVLDGHDSRATAAVDHHGRFVLGAGRADGTARVWDVTTGRCVHVLDSCERVHGAWLAADAERAAVAGDGEIRVWDFRNGRARVFQGVGRLPRVAMAGDVVVSMDVDDTVRLWTMEDGRCRRTLRGDGSRVLAAHVDPEAGVLRTAWQDDRLRWWALPERYTAPPRPSRPRRHPELSMFRSRVADLTNRARTADEPRTALELLAEARAVPGHEREPGLLAAWRELGLSATRVGLRSAWPAGVFDAGADAGQVALDTSADGRVAVSGGVGGTVRVWNLESGTCKRVTEKRPHLVGAVGISDDGTRAMYTTGGVITAWSVRSGERVTVVDHPSALGMTAFDSAARMALVAGHDALRLWNLDTGACERKLPPHPHTTALWFGPGLAVSGGRDGTVRLWDLDTGRCARTFRGHTQQVMSVCLSADGRHVLSSGGYTDRTIRLWDAATGTCLRVFGDDPDSRRGIGSVPKVPSKRVRFSPDGRFAISGGSDTTVRIWELATGRCLCVLEGHEGTVSAVLISPDARFALSAGTGGAVRRWELDWDLRVP